In Desulfosporosinus sp. Sb-LF, the following proteins share a genomic window:
- a CDS encoding integrase: MVIFLREQATAITEYDEPLVRWLIKKVIFGEKFTVVFKSGLTVGVNV, from the coding sequence ATGGTCATATTCCTACGAGAACAGGCCACAGCAATTACGGAATATGACGAGCCGCTTGTCCGATGGTTAATTAAGAAAGTTATCTTTGGGGAAAAATTCACCGTTGTATTCAAGTCAGGATTGACGGTGGGTGTGAATGTATAA
- a CDS encoding DUF3825 domain-containing protein produces the protein MVIHNRRIEVKDSRTIKLYIKEGCGGSMFNDNFTRFRDFGHVHNSYYQKVNELASLKNSFINTEQDINIVFSSAVEDDFVIYKDRQKIGSSDINNATKIYFDTHFTTINGESIFLKFEPNNNKGLQPWFCVGIIHGKEIKFDIATDPGELLMTWAYLNDWRQTVQKLRDMALPEKWYYGSEDNNNDILWNYLRFTFSKLWRESKVMETNNYAAFNTGLVDERFEYIYAMFVPNPSGQSEWRFKGFCVEAEEELGKDLIRFFNPLPRPATYFRSINDMVYMIDSDRSLRDQAPRPDYRHIIIENTQRLPMDFLIKQCYDYPDIMTLIDDVQKKQIRDERLSIWSNISKAIDINKEVFKRIKDRISEAIDLAVKRVAWNYKTAIPMYYPKGGKMTLLLPLSLNKESVVDVALVVESTGSGNYLGHTIIELDWAYNNSRLVCKPLSDWLTPELIQINNQLS, from the coding sequence ATGGTAATACACAATCGTAGAATTGAGGTCAAGGATTCAAGGACAATAAAGCTTTACATAAAAGAAGGGTGTGGGGGATCTATGTTCAATGACAATTTCACAAGGTTTAGAGACTTTGGACATGTTCATAATAGTTATTATCAAAAAGTTAATGAATTGGCTTCTTTAAAAAATTCCTTTATTAATACCGAGCAAGATATAAATATTGTCTTTTCAAGTGCTGTAGAAGATGATTTTGTAATTTACAAAGATAGGCAAAAGATCGGCTCATCGGATATTAATAATGCTACGAAAATATATTTTGATACTCACTTTACTACAATAAACGGAGAATCAATATTCCTAAAATTTGAGCCAAATAATAATAAAGGATTACAACCTTGGTTCTGTGTTGGTATTATTCATGGCAAAGAAATTAAATTTGATATTGCAACCGACCCTGGTGAATTATTAATGACTTGGGCCTATTTGAATGATTGGAGACAAACCGTTCAAAAATTGAGAGATATGGCTTTACCAGAAAAATGGTATTATGGAAGTGAGGATAACAATAATGATATTCTCTGGAACTATTTAAGATTTACGTTTTCTAAACTTTGGAGAGAGAGTAAAGTGATGGAGACCAATAATTACGCTGCTTTTAATACTGGGCTAGTGGATGAGAGATTTGAGTATATTTATGCCATGTTTGTGCCAAATCCATCTGGTCAATCAGAATGGAGGTTTAAAGGTTTTTGCGTTGAAGCTGAAGAAGAGTTAGGAAAAGACTTGATTAGATTTTTTAATCCTCTACCACGACCTGCTACATATTTTAGAAGTATAAATGATATGGTTTATATGATCGATTCAGACAGGTCGCTTAGAGATCAGGCTCCGAGACCTGACTATAGACATATAATAATTGAAAACACGCAAAGGCTTCCAATGGATTTTTTGATAAAGCAATGTTACGACTACCCCGATATAATGACACTAATTGATGATGTTCAGAAGAAACAGATTCGGGACGAGAGATTAAGTATATGGTCAAATATTTCAAAAGCGATCGACATAAATAAAGAAGTATTCAAAAGAATTAAAGACAGAATTTCTGAAGCTATTGATTTAGCAGTAAAAAGGGTAGCATGGAATTATAAAACTGCAATTCCAATGTATTATCCTAAAGGCGGAAAAATGACATTACTTCTTCCGTTGTCTTTGAATAAAGAATCAGTAGTGGACGTAGCATTAGTGGTGGAAAGTACAGGGAGTGGGAATTATCTGGGACATACAATTATTGAGTTGGATTGGGCATATAACAATTCAAGGTTAGTCTGTAAACCACTAAGCGATTGGCTAACCCCTGAATTAATACAGATAAATAATCAATTGTCCTGA
- a CDS encoding helix-turn-helix transcriptional regulator: MSERFGKFVELKRKEKEINLRKLAEILKIAPAYMSDMEKGRRYPPDKEKLYKIAEALCLSEEETNEMFDLAALEKENTVSPDLPEYIMGNEKLRFALRKARDINADDADWQKIIEMLENKE; the protein is encoded by the coding sequence ATGAGTGAAAGATTCGGGAAATTTGTAGAACTTAAGAGAAAAGAGAAGGAAATTAATCTCAGAAAACTCGCTGAAATACTTAAAATTGCTCCTGCTTATATGAGTGATATGGAGAAAGGCAGACGTTATCCGCCTGACAAGGAGAAACTTTACAAAATTGCTGAAGCTCTTTGTCTTTCTGAAGAAGAAACCAATGAGATGTTTGATTTGGCTGCTTTAGAAAAAGAGAACACAGTATCGCCGGACTTGCCAGAATACATCATGGGAAATGAAAAGTTACGTTTTGCTTTGCGAAAAGCACGCGACATCAATGCTGATGATGCAGACTGGCAAAAAATTATAGAGATGCTAGAGAACAAGGAATAA
- a CDS encoding restriction endonuclease subunit S, with amino-acid sequence MSAKLTTYEKYQPTNLPWLPQIPGHWTLLRNKTVLKECKTTVGEKSSEYTLLSLTVNGVIVRDIESGKGKFPKDFGNYKVVEKDDIIFCLFDLDETPRTVGLSRFDGMITGAYDVFKIQGIIKRYLYYYYLSLDNVKALKPLYTGLRKVINVPVFLGAKLPVPPHEEQEQIVRYLDSQTSKIKRFIKAKKKQIAFLKEQRVAEINHAATKGVNTAVKMKPSYVNWLGDIPEHWEVVQSKRLFTQRKEKAHSDDVQLTASQKYGIIEQGEFMRLVGRRVTVVLKGSDILKHVDLNDFLSLACVAFKAAWSIVKFGDVSVQPML; translated from the coding sequence ATGAGCGCAAAATTGACAACTTATGAGAAATATCAACCAACGAATCTTCCTTGGCTTCCTCAAATTCCTGGACACTGGACATTGTTGAGAAATAAAACTGTTTTAAAAGAGTGCAAAACAACCGTTGGTGAGAAATCGTCCGAATATACTTTGTTGTCATTAACTGTTAATGGCGTCATAGTAAGAGATATTGAAAGCGGTAAAGGGAAGTTTCCAAAAGACTTTGGTAATTATAAAGTGGTCGAAAAAGATGATATTATTTTTTGTCTATTCGATCTTGATGAGACACCTAGAACAGTGGGATTATCTCGTTTTGATGGGATGATTACTGGTGCATATGATGTTTTCAAGATTCAGGGAATCATTAAGCGTTATCTTTATTACTACTATCTTTCACTAGATAACGTAAAGGCTCTAAAACCACTTTACACAGGTCTTCGAAAGGTAATAAATGTACCTGTTTTTCTCGGGGCAAAATTACCAGTCCCACCTCACGAAGAACAGGAACAAATTGTTCGTTATCTTGACAGCCAGACTTCTAAAATAAAGAGATTTATTAAAGCAAAAAAGAAACAGATTGCCTTTTTAAAGGAGCAACGAGTAGCCGAGATAAACCATGCTGCCACCAAAGGCGTCAACACTGCTGTGAAAATGAAGCCAAGTTATGTTAATTGGCTTGGGGATATTCCAGAACACTGGGAAGTCGTTCAAAGCAAACGACTATTCACACAAAGAAAAGAAAAAGCACATTCGGATGATGTTCAACTAACAGCTTCACAGAAGTATGGTATTATTGAACAGGGCGAATTTATGAGGCTAGTAGGACGCAGGGTTACAGTTGTGCTAAAAGGCAGCGATATTCTGAAACACGTTGATCTAAATGATTTTTTGTCATTAGCATGCGTAGCTTTCAAGGCGGCTTGGAGCATAGTAAAATTCGGGGATGTATCAGTTCAGCCTATGTTATGA
- a CDS encoding phage antirepressor N-terminal domain-containing protein: protein MSNLIPVEQKLVDFNGSELMVIKSNDGKIRVGVKWVANGIGLDKSKSDVQVQKIQSDLVLSRGACKINLPTSSGNQEILCLELDFLPLWLAKINANIIDHPGVQERLISYQLKAKDVLAAAFIESKPTSIEDVLIAQLQSMKDIKLKQEQQDESIKLLAAKIETHPKDFFSIAGYASLRGFKVDISRANLLGRKASKLSRDYGVQMGKVTDPRFGQVNTYHLDILKEAFN, encoded by the coding sequence ATGAGCAATCTAATACCAGTGGAACAAAAACTAGTTGATTTCAACGGTTCTGAACTTATGGTGATCAAGAGCAATGATGGAAAGATCCGAGTAGGAGTCAAATGGGTCGCTAACGGAATAGGGCTAGACAAAAGTAAATCAGATGTTCAGGTTCAGAAAATTCAAAGTGATTTAGTTCTCTCTAGGGGTGCTTGTAAAATCAATCTCCCCACTTCAAGCGGTAATCAGGAGATTCTCTGTCTAGAACTCGACTTTCTTCCATTATGGTTAGCAAAGATCAATGCCAACATTATCGACCATCCTGGAGTCCAGGAACGACTCATTAGCTATCAATTGAAAGCTAAAGATGTTCTAGCGGCTGCTTTCATCGAGAGCAAGCCCACGAGTATAGAAGATGTCCTTATTGCTCAGTTGCAGTCAATGAAAGATATTAAATTAAAGCAGGAACAACAAGATGAATCCATCAAGCTACTTGCTGCCAAAATTGAAACCCATCCTAAAGATTTTTTCTCGATTGCCGGTTACGCGAGCCTCCGTGGTTTTAAGGTGGATATTAGCCGGGCTAATCTATTAGGGAGAAAAGCGTCAAAACTTAGTCGAGACTACGGTGTTCAAATGGGCAAAGTTACTGATCCAAGGTTTGGCCAAGTCAATACTTATCACCTAGACATTCTGAAAGAAGCTTTCAATTGA
- a CDS encoding class I SAM-dependent DNA methyltransferase, translated as MDDQVYNQIITFIWNIANDCLVHIYNKGDYRKIILPMIVIRRFDAVLEPTKKEVLEFKKQLDENDVLEQDDAICNIIGEAFCNSSPYTLKDLKARTRQQQLRADFSLYLDGFSKNVQEIIDKFKFRNEIDTLVDNDILGMLIEKFVDPQINLGSRPVYYDDGKTIKLPALDNHSMGTAFEHLLLRFNEENNVTEAGEHFTPRDIVELMADIAFIPVAHRITSTTYRIYDGACGTGGILTVADNRIHELAEAAEKKVSIHLYGQELQPETYAIARADMLIKGEGEQSEHIFYGSTISNDGFSRETYDFMISNPPFGTPWKKDLEAWGYKDKKEITDSRYIINYSGDPEYTIVPNVGDPQMLFLANNVSKMKKDTQLGSRIVEVHSGSSLFTGSIGGGESNLRRYIIENDWLEAIVALPEKLFYNTPIGTFLWIVTNKKPKERKGKVQLIDATSLKASLRKNLGEKNCEITYDIRRQIMDIYMAFDNANSEYSKVFDNIQFAYYSVDILRPLRLAVHLTDENFALFKKNVDDNPLYSVLVAVKEILYQESLLDYNDFITQVQVVATGKNVKMNTKREKLIRTYFTIVDEAAKKVYKKQYPNEEPNPLYGKFDPIAEGYASTVEFESDKDLKDNEIIPLSYEGGIDAFFKTEILPFTPDAWIDEDSTKIGYELSFTKYFYKPVQLRDLTDIIADIKGIEAETDGLLAEIIEVDL; from the coding sequence ATGGACGATCAAGTATATAATCAAATTATTACTTTTATTTGGAATATCGCAAACGATTGCTTGGTTCACATATACAACAAGGGCGATTACAGAAAAATTATTTTACCTATGATAGTTATTCGCCGTTTCGATGCGGTGCTCGAGCCGACAAAAAAAGAAGTATTGGAGTTTAAGAAACAACTTGACGAAAATGATGTTTTAGAACAGGATGATGCTATTTGTAACATTATTGGGGAAGCATTCTGCAACAGTTCTCCATACACATTGAAGGACTTGAAAGCAAGAACCAGACAGCAACAGCTTCGTGCAGACTTCAGTTTATATCTTGATGGTTTTAGCAAAAATGTGCAGGAGATTATCGACAAATTCAAATTCAGAAACGAAATCGACACATTGGTGGATAACGACATCCTTGGAATGCTTATAGAAAAGTTTGTTGACCCTCAAATCAACTTGGGCAGTCGCCCAGTTTATTATGATGATGGCAAAACCATCAAATTACCTGCACTCGATAACCATTCAATGGGTACTGCCTTTGAACACCTACTTCTTCGATTTAATGAAGAAAATAATGTAACCGAGGCCGGTGAACATTTCACCCCAAGAGATATCGTTGAACTGATGGCGGACATTGCATTTATTCCAGTTGCCCATAGAATCACCAGCACAACCTACCGCATCTATGACGGTGCCTGCGGTACTGGAGGTATATTAACTGTTGCTGACAATCGTATCCATGAATTAGCTGAAGCAGCTGAGAAAAAGGTTTCGATACATCTCTATGGACAGGAACTTCAGCCAGAAACTTACGCTATTGCCCGAGCTGATATGCTTATTAAAGGTGAAGGTGAACAGTCGGAACATATTTTTTATGGTTCGACCATATCCAACGATGGCTTTTCCAGGGAGACCTATGACTTCATGATTTCTAATCCACCATTTGGGACCCCTTGGAAGAAAGACCTTGAAGCATGGGGCTACAAAGATAAGAAAGAAATCACCGATAGTCGATATATTATAAATTATAGCGGTGACCCCGAATACACCATTGTTCCGAACGTAGGTGACCCACAGATGCTTTTCCTTGCTAACAATGTTAGTAAAATGAAAAAAGACACCCAACTAGGTAGCCGTATTGTTGAAGTACATAGTGGTTCCTCGCTGTTTACCGGTAGTATAGGTGGCGGTGAAAGCAATCTGCGCCGTTATATCATCGAAAACGATTGGTTAGAAGCGATTGTAGCGTTGCCAGAAAAGCTGTTTTACAACACCCCTATCGGCACTTTCCTTTGGATTGTGACAAACAAGAAGCCAAAGGAACGTAAAGGCAAAGTTCAATTGATAGACGCTACCTCATTGAAAGCATCGCTTCGCAAGAACCTTGGCGAGAAAAATTGTGAAATCACATATGATATTCGCAGGCAAATTATGGATATATATATGGCTTTCGATAATGCAAATTCAGAATACAGCAAAGTATTTGATAATATTCAGTTTGCGTATTACTCTGTTGATATTTTAAGACCTTTACGTCTTGCTGTGCATTTGACCGATGAGAACTTTGCTCTATTTAAAAAGAATGTCGATGATAATCCACTTTATAGTGTGTTAGTAGCCGTTAAGGAAATATTGTACCAAGAATCGCTTCTTGACTACAACGACTTTATAACCCAAGTGCAAGTTGTTGCTACAGGGAAAAACGTAAAAATGAATACAAAGCGCGAGAAATTGATTCGCACTTATTTTACTATAGTAGATGAAGCGGCCAAAAAGGTGTACAAAAAACAATATCCAAACGAAGAACCGAATCCCTTGTACGGTAAATTTGACCCAATAGCGGAGGGTTATGCCTCTACTGTTGAATTTGAAAGCGACAAGGACTTGAAGGATAACGAGATAATACCACTCTCCTATGAAGGTGGTATTGACGCCTTTTTCAAAACTGAAATTTTACCATTTACACCCGATGCATGGATCGATGAGGATTCTACTAAAATCGGTTATGAACTTAGCTTTACAAAATATTTTTACAAGCCTGTTCAGCTCCGTGATTTGACAGATATCATTGCTGATATTAAAGGCATAGAAGCAGAAACAGATGGATTACTTGCAGAAATAATTGAGGTTGATTTATGA
- a CDS encoding ImmA/IrrE family metallo-endopeptidase encodes MIYYKYSQENIEQKAEGVLREFDAERLELPKTLDVYDFIEQYLDVPYDWKNLTPDQSLLGLTAFNDGYWWVWPDGAKTDGSTLPEKLVVPKNTILIDNSVVNCQSKGRENFTVIHECFHQILHRKSFSRGKVDYMHSCAKKDFYANVGKKKTMTAIEIIEWQANASTAAFLMPRQAVRNVFLEKLELSTLPTTPIPLTFHINAKIYEMADLFNSSYIAMKYRLCGLNLLQNRVYDIDDIDLF; translated from the coding sequence TTGATATATTACAAATACTCCCAGGAAAATATAGAGCAGAAGGCTGAGGGCGTTTTGCGTGAATTTGACGCAGAACGGTTAGAGCTCCCCAAAACATTAGATGTATATGATTTTATTGAGCAGTATCTAGATGTGCCTTATGATTGGAAGAACCTAACGCCAGACCAGTCACTTTTAGGTTTAACTGCATTTAATGACGGTTATTGGTGGGTCTGGCCAGATGGAGCAAAAACAGATGGCTCAACCTTGCCGGAAAAACTTGTGGTCCCTAAAAACACTATTTTAATAGATAATTCGGTTGTCAATTGTCAAAGCAAAGGGCGAGAAAACTTTACTGTCATACATGAGTGCTTTCATCAGATATTACATCGAAAGTCATTCTCAAGAGGGAAAGTCGACTATATGCATTCATGTGCGAAAAAGGATTTTTACGCAAATGTCGGCAAAAAGAAGACAATGACTGCAATTGAAATAATTGAGTGGCAAGCAAATGCTTCTACTGCTGCCTTTCTAATGCCAAGACAAGCTGTACGCAATGTCTTCCTTGAAAAGCTCGAGCTGAGTACTCTTCCTACAACCCCAATTCCTTTGACATTTCATATTAATGCTAAAATTTATGAAATGGCTGATTTGTTTAATTCATCATATATAGCAATGAAATATCGTCTTTGCGGACTTAATCTTCTCCAAAATAGGGTATATGACATTGACGACATCGATTTGTTTTAG
- a CDS encoding DEAD/DEAH box helicase family protein: MKTSNTKEDGLENLIVNWLVNNNNFEQGQNADFNKDYAIDEFRLFRFLKDTQPVKVAELHILDSEIEKTKFLTYLSEKLRTLGIIDIFRKGLRYKHLVLDMFFVIPSTGNAKAVELFKKNIYSVTRQLMYSKENARLALDFAVFINGLPVATFELKNQLTKQNVDDAVQQYKKDRDPKELIFNFKRCIVHFAVDDNEVKMCTELKGKSSWFLPFNKGTKESGAGNPPNENGLKTDYLWKYFLTKVKMANIIENYTQVIEEVDEDTGKKSYKQVFPRYHQISVVESLLSEAQKSGTGQKFLIQHSAGSGKSNSIAWLAHQLVTIQNTNGNIFDTVIVVTDRINLDKQIKNTIKQFMQVSSTVGWANDSTELKKLLAEGKKIIITIVHKFQFILDDIESFHQNSNFAIVIDEAHSSQSGSLSAKMNIALSGSVSEDDDELEDKINTIIDGRKMLPNASYFAFTATPKNKTLEIFGIPYVVDGKTKHRPYHTYTMKQAIEEGFIKDVLRYYTPVQSFYKIAKTVENDPMFDKKKAQKKLRSFVESDSYAIAQKADMMVDHFHSAIISKGKVGGKARAMVVTSSIARAIEYYYAITKKLEERKSQFKAIVAFSGSKEYGGKPLNEVSINGFPSAQIEKMFKKDPYRILVVADKFQTGFDEPLLHTMYVDKVLTGIKAVQTLSRLNRAIPQKTDTFILDFANDTETIRNAFSDYYKTTILSDETDANKLNDLIVTMEDLQVYNQSQIDILVTLYLNAAERDKLDPILDICVENYKHLEFEEQIEFKSSAKTFTRTYNFLSAILPYGSVEWEKLTIFLTLLIPKLPSPRENDLSEGILEAVDLESYRAEAQTMMSIALEDEDAEIDPIPVGTDVGIHVPDMDFLSNILASFHEMFGDKDWTDTEKTGKNISELPEIIRQDEAYQNAIKNSDRQNARVESERALKKAVMDMMSVNMEIFKAYNSDASFKQWLSDMVFNATYNMDGANSAGSHTYA, encoded by the coding sequence ATGAAGACCAGTAACACTAAAGAAGATGGATTAGAAAACTTGATTGTTAATTGGCTTGTCAACAACAACAACTTCGAACAAGGTCAAAATGCCGACTTCAACAAAGACTACGCCATAGATGAATTTCGCCTATTTCGCTTCCTCAAGGATACCCAGCCGGTCAAGGTTGCTGAGCTTCATATCTTGGATAGCGAGATTGAGAAGACAAAATTCTTGACCTACTTAAGCGAGAAGCTGCGTACCCTCGGCATCATCGATATTTTCCGGAAGGGTCTGCGCTATAAGCATCTTGTGCTTGATATGTTCTTTGTCATTCCTTCTACAGGAAATGCCAAGGCAGTAGAATTGTTTAAAAAGAATATCTACAGCGTGACCAGACAGCTCATGTATTCCAAGGAAAATGCGAGGTTGGCATTGGATTTCGCAGTTTTTATTAATGGTCTTCCTGTAGCAACTTTTGAACTCAAGAATCAGCTGACCAAGCAGAATGTAGACGATGCTGTTCAACAGTATAAAAAAGACCGTGACCCTAAAGAATTAATTTTCAACTTCAAGCGTTGTATTGTTCATTTCGCAGTAGATGATAACGAAGTAAAAATGTGTACCGAACTAAAAGGCAAAAGTTCGTGGTTCCTACCTTTCAATAAAGGCACCAAGGAAAGTGGCGCAGGTAATCCGCCAAATGAAAATGGTTTAAAGACTGACTATCTATGGAAATATTTTTTGACCAAGGTAAAGATGGCAAACATAATTGAGAACTATACTCAAGTCATAGAAGAAGTAGATGAGGATACAGGCAAAAAATCTTACAAGCAGGTATTCCCAAGATATCATCAGATTTCCGTGGTCGAATCATTGCTCTCAGAAGCGCAGAAAAGCGGCACCGGGCAAAAATTTCTCATTCAGCACAGCGCAGGAAGCGGCAAGTCTAATTCAATAGCATGGCTTGCACACCAGCTCGTGACAATCCAGAATACAAATGGTAATATCTTTGATACGGTTATTGTTGTTACCGACCGTATCAACCTAGATAAGCAGATAAAGAATACCATCAAACAATTTATGCAGGTATCTAGCACAGTTGGTTGGGCAAATGATTCTACCGAACTGAAGAAATTGCTAGCAGAGGGTAAAAAAATCATTATCACCATTGTTCACAAATTCCAGTTTATACTTGATGACATTGAAAGTTTCCATCAGAATAGCAATTTTGCCATTGTCATAGATGAGGCGCATTCCAGCCAAAGCGGTAGTTTGTCTGCGAAGATGAACATTGCCCTGTCCGGAAGCGTCAGTGAGGACGATGATGAATTAGAAGATAAAATCAATACCATCATAGATGGGCGTAAAATGCTGCCGAATGCCAGCTATTTTGCATTCACAGCAACACCAAAAAATAAGACCTTAGAGATTTTCGGCATTCCTTATGTGGTAGATGGAAAAACAAAGCACCGTCCGTATCATACCTATACGATGAAGCAAGCCATCGAAGAAGGTTTTATCAAGGATGTACTGAGATACTATACGCCTGTTCAAAGCTTTTATAAAATAGCAAAGACTGTTGAGAACGATCCGATGTTTGATAAGAAAAAAGCGCAGAAAAAGCTACGTTCTTTCGTAGAGTCCGATAGCTATGCTATCGCTCAAAAGGCAGATATGATGGTTGACCATTTCCACTCAGCGATCATTTCAAAGGGCAAGGTTGGTGGCAAGGCTCGTGCTATGGTCGTTACAAGCAGCATTGCACGCGCCATTGAATATTACTATGCCATCACTAAGAAGTTGGAAGAGCGCAAGAGCCAGTTCAAGGCTATTGTCGCTTTCTCAGGCAGCAAAGAATATGGCGGCAAGCCCTTAAACGAAGTCAGTATTAATGGTTTCCCGAGTGCACAGATTGAAAAAATGTTCAAAAAAGATCCTTATCGTATTTTAGTCGTAGCAGACAAGTTCCAGACCGGCTTTGATGAACCATTGTTGCACACCATGTACGTTGATAAAGTGCTGACAGGTATTAAAGCAGTGCAAACACTGTCTCGCTTAAATCGTGCTATTCCACAGAAGACAGACACGTTTATTCTGGACTTTGCCAATGATACAGAAACCATCAGAAATGCATTCTCGGATTATTATAAGACAACTATCCTTTCAGATGAGACCGATGCAAACAAACTAAACGACCTCATTGTTACAATGGAAGACTTGCAGGTGTATAACCAAAGTCAAATTGACATCCTAGTGACTCTGTATTTGAACGCAGCTGAAAGAGATAAGCTCGATCCAATTCTTGATATTTGTGTAGAAAACTACAAGCACCTTGAATTTGAGGAGCAGATTGAATTTAAGAGTTCTGCAAAAACATTCACAAGAACCTACAATTTCTTGTCTGCTATTCTTCCATACGGCTCAGTGGAATGGGAAAAGCTTACTATCTTTTTAACATTACTCATACCGAAACTACCTTCTCCGAGGGAAAACGATTTGTCCGAAGGAATCCTGGAGGCAGTTGACTTGGAGAGCTACCGTGCTGAAGCCCAGACAATGATGTCCATTGCTCTTGAGGACGAGGATGCAGAAATCGACCCAATTCCGGTTGGAACTGATGTAGGTATCCATGTGCCAGATATGGATTTTTTGAGCAACATTCTTGCATCTTTCCATGAGATGTTTGGAGACAAAGACTGGACTGATACAGAAAAAACCGGTAAGAACATCTCCGAATTACCTGAGATCATAAGACAAGATGAGGCATATCAAAATGCCATAAAAAACTCTGATAGGCAGAATGCTCGTGTTGAAAGTGAACGTGCGCTAAAGAAAGCTGTCATGGATATGATGTCTGTAAATATGGAGATTTTCAAAGCCTACAACAGCGATGCTTCCTTCAAACAATGGCTATCTGATATGGTGTTTAATGCTACTTACAATATGGATGGAGCAAATTCAGCAGGTTCTCATACGTATGCGTAA
- a CDS encoding endonuclease/exonuclease/phosphatase family protein, translating into MKIISWNCNMAFRKKYDSILAYKPDILVVPECENLDRYSNLSSLFESGHKQWIGENQSKGLGVFSSSQYKLSVHEMYNPEFKYILPMRVEGLTKFILFAIWAMNDRVNPFRRYIAQIWLALKYYDSLLDESTIICGDFNSNVIWDNESPKRAGTHTDVVNYLKEKGIKSTYHVFNGEEQGKETQPTLYMYRKKDKPYHIDYCFASENLLARINGVDIGSYEEWSGLSDHSPISVTFE; encoded by the coding sequence ATGAAGATCATATCCTGGAATTGTAATATGGCTTTCAGGAAGAAGTACGACTCTATACTGGCCTACAAACCAGATATTTTGGTAGTTCCCGAGTGTGAGAACCTAGATAGATACTCTAACCTGAGTTCTTTGTTTGAATCTGGTCATAAACAATGGATCGGTGAAAATCAGTCAAAGGGTCTAGGCGTCTTTTCCTCATCTCAATATAAACTTAGCGTTCATGAAATGTACAACCCTGAGTTCAAATATATACTCCCAATGAGGGTAGAAGGCCTCACTAAATTTATCTTATTTGCTATTTGGGCGATGAACGATAGAGTGAACCCTTTTCGTAGGTACATAGCTCAAATATGGCTGGCATTGAAATACTACGATTCACTACTCGACGAATCGACTATTATATGTGGGGATTTCAACAGTAATGTTATCTGGGATAATGAGAGTCCCAAACGTGCTGGAACCCATACGGATGTTGTAAACTATCTCAAAGAAAAAGGAATCAAAAGCACTTACCATGTATTCAATGGTGAGGAGCAAGGGAAAGAGACTCAACCCACTTTATATATGTACCGAAAGAAGGACAAGCCATATCACATTGATTACTGTTTTGCCTCGGAGAACCTATTGGCAAGAATTAATGGCGTTGATATTGGTTCATATGAAGAGTGGTCTGGACTAAGTGATCATTCGCCCATATCTGTTACTTTTGAGTGA